In Barnesiella propionica, a single genomic region encodes these proteins:
- a CDS encoding endonuclease I family protein, producing the protein MIKRISLRRVFTLLVLCMSVLLYAQIPAGYYDAAEGKSAAELKTALHNIIKHANTLAYGSGAGHTWEGFNKTDRRPDGTVWDMYSNNRVNFNGNSPASGMNIEHSFAKSWWGGAQLQSYKDLHHLNPSDSKVNSAKSNYPMAVVNGSKSQVHGIIKVGTTKCRPGGEIQAWEPADEYKGDFARVYMYMVTAYEDFSDRWTGTSALNQLDNNTYPVFEQWTVDLLLEWNRIDPVSEKEINRNNAVYEIQGNRNPYIDYPDMAEYVWGNKKNLPFSPSGDVDYPYIKTPYNGSTVDFGTIPFDTDSRQTVDISAINLTGNITLSLTNNTENSFSIPVSVLTPEQAESGYSLEILWHPVNVGEYSAELIIDGGGLSAPVKVKLTGTSNSDFMALQATDVTSSSFVANWSRCPGVTGYLLNVYTMEYNGEEPVTILHETFDESKLNGWSSTGGVMTTEETNAGAVRIGTSSDGEITSPEIDLSRESVVKVRAKYYGSDDDAVLTLKVDGEKKAEWDNLSAAYSDYTVTVSGTPNSKISLFAASKRRVYVDEAEIVSVGAKAEKVPVQDYPKEVGLVTSYKVKNITPFATQYYYTVSSVGGQAQTTNEIVVSSGTDGMESMDADRPVVGTSNGMIYIKNIRQGTNVTLYDMMGRIRFHKVNCVGDETITNEVQGVSILRLEQDKNVDTYKIIN; encoded by the coding sequence ATGATAAAAAGGATTTCTCTCCGCAGGGTGTTCACCCTTCTTGTGTTATGTATGTCGGTTCTGTTATATGCGCAGATTCCGGCCGGATATTATGATGCAGCAGAAGGAAAAAGTGCCGCCGAACTGAAAACAGCACTTCATAATATAATTAAACATGCCAATACACTCGCTTATGGAAGCGGAGCAGGCCATACTTGGGAAGGCTTTAATAAAACCGACCGCCGCCCCGACGGGACGGTATGGGATATGTATTCCAACAATCGGGTGAATTTTAACGGGAACAGTCCTGCATCCGGTATGAATATAGAACACTCTTTCGCAAAAAGCTGGTGGGGAGGGGCGCAGTTACAGTCATATAAAGATTTGCATCATTTAAATCCTTCGGATTCAAAAGTCAACTCCGCTAAAAGTAATTATCCTATGGCTGTCGTGAACGGATCTAAATCACAGGTTCACGGAATAATTAAAGTCGGTACTACCAAGTGTCGTCCCGGAGGTGAAATACAAGCATGGGAGCCGGCGGATGAATATAAAGGAGATTTTGCACGGGTATATATGTATATGGTAACAGCTTACGAAGACTTTAGTGATAGGTGGACAGGAACATCAGCCTTGAATCAGTTGGATAACAATACGTATCCGGTATTCGAACAGTGGACTGTAGATCTGTTGCTCGAATGGAACCGTATAGATCCTGTAAGCGAAAAAGAAATTAACAGGAACAATGCGGTTTATGAAATACAAGGGAACAGGAACCCTTATATAGATTATCCCGATATGGCCGAATATGTATGGGGAAATAAAAAAAATTTACCGTTCTCCCCTTCAGGAGATGTAGATTATCCTTATATTAAAACCCCTTATAATGGATCTACAGTCGATTTTGGAACTATTCCTTTCGATACCGACAGCAGGCAAACGGTAGATATCAGTGCGATTAATTTGACCGGTAATATCACGTTGTCGCTGACTAATAATACGGAGAATTCATTTTCCATACCGGTGTCTGTTCTCACTCCCGAACAGGCCGAAAGTGGCTATTCATTGGAAATTTTATGGCATCCGGTGAATGTCGGAGAATATAGTGCCGAACTCATTATTGATGGAGGAGGCCTCTCTGCTCCCGTTAAAGTAAAGCTGACAGGAACATCGAACAGTGACTTTATGGCATTACAGGCAACGGATGTAACTTCATCTTCATTTGTGGCGAACTGGTCGAGATGCCCTGGAGTGACTGGGTATTTGCTGAACGTATATACAATGGAATATAACGGAGAAGAACCCGTAACGATATTACACGAGACGTTTGACGAATCCAAGTTGAATGGTTGGTCTTCTACGGGCGGAGTAATGACGACCGAAGAAACGAATGCAGGAGCTGTTCGGATAGGAACAAGCAGCGACGGAGAAATAACTTCGCCGGAAATTGATTTGTCGAGAGAATCGGTGGTTAAAGTACGGGCAAAATACTATGGCTCCGATGACGATGCGGTACTGACCCTAAAAGTTGACGGAGAAAAGAAAGCAGAGTGGGATAATTTGTCAGCAGCATATTCCGATTATACTGTGACAGTAAGTGGTACGCCGAATTCTAAAATCTCGCTTTTTGCAGCATCTAAAAGACGAGTCTATGTAGATGAGGCGGAGATTGTTTCCGTAGGAGCAAAAGCCGAAAAAGTGCCTGTGCAGGATTATCCGAAGGAAGTAGGATTGGTAACTTCCTATAAAGTGAAAAATATTACACCCTTTGCAACCCAATATTATTATACTGTTTCATCGGTAGGGGGACAGGCCCAGACAACCAATGAGATCGTCGTATCTTCCGGAACGGATGGTATGGAAAGTATGGATGCGGACAGACCGGTCGTAGGAACCTCAAATGGTATGATATACATTAAGAATATAAGACAAGGAACAAACGTCACCCTGTACGATATGATGGGACGTATTCGTTTCCATAAGGTAAATTGTGTCGGCGATGAAACGATTACGAATGAAGTACAAGGAGTCTCCATTCTCCGTCTGGAACAAGATAAAAACGTAGATACATATAAAATAATTAATTAA